From the Thomasclavelia ramosa DSM 1402 genome, the window AAGTTGGAATGAAACAATTAAACAATATTGATGAAGAGCTTGCCGCTATTAAAAATTTAGGAGATTATACAATTGTTGCAATGCTGCATCATCATCTGTTTCCAATTACCCGTGATGATTTTTTAAAGCAAAAATGGCGTGAAAAGATTTTTGTTGGGAAAATTATGGATAGTTCTAAGGCATTAGTAGACAGCCGTGATTTAGTAGAATGGTTAAGAAAACACCAAATTCAGTATGTTTTGCATGGTCATAAACATTTACCATTTTTTAGCAGTCAAGAAGGGATGTATGTGATTGCTGCTGGTTCTTCATGTGGCAGTGGAGCAAAAGAATCAAAGAGTCGATATTTAAGTTATAATGTATTAAAATATGACCATCGTTATAAACGATTTAAATACTGTTTTATCATTTATGATGATATGACGATGCAAGACCGTCAAAGAATAGTTATAAATATTTTTTAGGAGAGAAAAATGAAGTTAGTAGATGGAATGAAAGATGAAAAATTAGGGAGTGCTTTATTGTATTGCTTTACTAAAGGTTATGGAGCTGTACCGATGGATCTTTATAATCTTGTTTTACCATTATTATTTGATGATATTTTTAGAGAAGAGGTAAAGATAAGCAAAGATTTTAGTAGTTGTATTAGGGCTTGTATTCAAAAAAATTCTGAATTTGTTAATCAAATTCTAAATAGTGTTGAAGAATTAGAAGAGGTAACGAGTCGCAGTTTAGGAATTTCTTTATTAAATAAAGATCTTGATTTTCAAATCAATGATGGTGTAATGAGCGGAAATTGTCGACCATCAAAAATTCTTGATTTAAATGAAGCTATTATTTTAGGAAAAATGATACAAGGAAAAGGTTTTGATGAAGTAGTTACAATGATGAAAAGTGATTTTAAGATTGTCTTTTTGGATAGTGAGACACTGGGTAGTGATATTGATGTCAGCAAATTAAATCGATATGGTGATGTAACAATATATCATCAAAGTCAAGTTAGTGAGGTTCCTGAGCGGATTAAAGATGCGAGTGTTGTAATTACTAATAAGCATATATTGAAAGAGGAACAGTTAAAAGATGCTCATAAATTAAAACTTATTTGTGTTACTGCGACAGGTGTTAATAATATTGATCTTGAATATTGTAAGGCTGCCGGTATAACCGTATGCAATGTTAAAGGCTATTCAACAAATGCAGTAGCACAACATACATTCGCTTTATTATTAGATTTATACAATAAAAATCATTATTACCATAATTATGTTGAGAGCGGTAATTATGCATCAAGCTCTATGTTTACCCATTTAGGATACACTTTCCACGAATTGACTGGTAAAACTTGGGGAATCGTTGGAATGGGCGATATTGGCCGTAAAGTTGCTGAAATTGCAACCGCATTTGGCTGTCAGGTTCAATATTATTCTACAAGTGGAAAAAATAACCAGCAAAATTATCAACAGGTTGATTTTGATACATTACTGGAATCAAGTGACATTATTAGTATTCATGCACCTTTAAATAGTCAAACAGAAAATCTTTTTGACCAATCAGTTTTCGCAAAAATGAAGGATTCAGCATATTTAATTAATGTTGGAAGAGGAAAAATTGTAAATGAAGCAGATTTAGTTGAGGCATTAAAAGAACATCGCTTAGCAGGAGCTGGCTTAGATGTTTTTGAAAATGAACCATTCTGTTGCAACAGTCCCTTATTAGAAATCAAAGATGCAACAAAATTAATAATGACACCACATATTGCCTGGGCACCAATTGAAACTCGTAATCGTGTGATTGAAGAGGTTTGTTTAAATATTGAAGGATTTAAAACAAATAATTTACGAAACGTTTGTAATATGTTATAATTTAGTTCTAGTCGTGGTGAAAGATTCGCTTCTTTTATCATATATTGGAGATAGCTTTGCTATTTCCATTTTTTTGATTTATTGATTTTAAAACCTTTTTATAGGATTTAAACTGCATAATAAAAATGCATAAAGTCTTTTCTTTGTTTATAATATAAGTGTAAATAAAGGAGGAACTAAAAATGAAATATGCTGTAGTAGATGGAAAATTAACACATGTAAATAAGGTTCCTAAAGGAACAATTGCAAGAGAATTTGGTTATTCTAATTATCCTGTAATTGCCTGCAAAGGAAAATATCGCTCATATTGGAAATATGTAAGTGTTAATAAAGCAAACTATGCCTAATTCAAACTCTCATCTTTCGATGAGAGTTTGTTTTGATTTAAAAACAATTTATTGCATTTCATGTTTAACTAAGCTAGAATTATTAAGAAATATTAATAGAAGGGTTTAATTTCATGAAAGAAAGAGAAAAATTTTCATCAAGATTAGGTTTTATCTTGATATCAGCAGGGTGCGCGATTGGACTTGGAAATGTATGGCGTTTTCCATATGTTGTTGGTCAATATGGTGGGGCACTATTTGTATTAATTTATTTATTTTTTTTAATTGCTTTAGGAGCACCAATTATGACAATGGAATTTGCAGTCGGACGTGCAAGCCAAAAAAGTGCGGCATTAGCATTTCATTCGCTGGTACCTAAGAGAAAATTTTGGGGTGCAATTGGAAAATTTCAAATGGCTGGAAATTATATGTTGATGATGTTTTATACAACCGTCGGAGGCTGGATGATTGCTTATTTTTTTAAAATGATAAAAGGTGACTTTAACGGTATTACTCCAGCACAAGTTGGAGATATATTTAATAATTCGCTCCAAGATCCATTTATGCAAGTATTCTGGATGATTGTAGTGGTTGTTTTGGGATTTGGAATTTGTTCCTTGGGCCTTCAAAATGGTGTAGAAAAGATTACTAAGATCATGATGAGTTCATTATTAATTATTATTTTGATTTTGGTGATACGTGCTGTTACTTTACCTGGTGGTAGAGACGGTTTGGCGTTTTACTTAATTCCTAATTTAGCGGCAATTAAACAATATGGTCTTTTAGAGATTATTTTTGCTGCAATGGGACAAGCATTTTTCACTTTAAGTTTAGGAATTGGGGCAATTGCTATTTTTGGAAGCTATATTGGCAAAGAACGGCGTTTATTTGGTGAGACAATAAGTGTATGTACTTTAGATACGTTAGTGGCATTATTATCAGGCTTAATTATTTTTCCCGCATGTTTTGCTTTTGGAGTAAATCCTGAAAGTGGACCGGGTCTGGTATTTATTACGTTGCCTAGCATTTTTAATGAAATGTGGTTAGGACAAGTATGGGGATGCTTATTTTTTGTCTTTATGAGTTTCGCAGCTTTATCAACTATAATTGCAGTATTTGAAAATATTATTTCATTTGGGATGGATTTATTTAATTGGAGTCGTAAAAAAGCAGTTGTAGTTAATTTTATTATTATTTTAATTTTATCTTTACCTTGTGCCCTTGGCTTTAATATTCTTAGTGATATTACTCCATTTGGTATCGGAACAACAATTCAAGATCTTGAAGATTTCTTGGTTACATATAATTTCCTGCCACTTGGTTCATTAGCGTATTTGTTATTTTGCACATGTCGTTATGGCTGGGGATTTGATGGTTTTCTCCAAGAAGCTAATACAGGAACAGGAATTAAATTCCCAAAATGGACAAAAAATTATTTAAAATTTATTCTTCCTTGTGTGATTATTTTTATATTTATTCAAGGATATTATACGTTTTTCATTAAATAATTGTTTGATAAAAGGTGTTGCTTTAAGTAACACCTTTTATGCAAGTTATTTGTTGAATTTTGATAATATTTGATTGTTCTAACCGATAAAGAGTAAATATGCAATAGTTGCAAGAAGGCAAGCAATCGCATCAAGCCAAAGACCTAATTTTAAGGCGTATCGATTATTTTGAAGTTTTATACTGCCAAAATACAAGGTTACAACATAAAATGTAGTATCGCTGCCTGTCTGAATAATGGAGCCAAGAATGCTATAAGGATGATCAACCCCATACTTTAAAAAGATATTATTTAAAATAGTTAGTGATCCATTTGAAGAAAATGGTCTAACAATCATCATCATAAAGATATCAATAGGAATATTCAAAATAGCAAAAATACTCTTAAAACCGATTTCTAGTAGTTCAATTAGGCCGCAATACTGAAAACATGTGACCCATAGTGTAAAAGCCATCATTGTTGGAAATAAAGTAATTAGGAGTTTACTGCCTTCCTTTACCCCTTCGATAAATTCATTAAAAATATCAACGTGTTTAAAACTTGCTTCGACTAGAGCTATTAAAATGATAATTAAGATTACACTATCCATAATGTTCAATCACCTTACTTGCAATAATACCGACGATTGTAATGACGAAACCAATAGTAAGACTATAGCCAAAGAAGCCAAGGATGTCGTGGCTGCCATAACTTTGTCTTAACGTCATCATTGTTGTAGGAATGATTGAAAGGCCAGTAGTGTTTAAAATAACTAAAAGCATCATTTCTTTGCATGGAGTCTTTGGATCACGTTGGTATTTTGTCAGAGATTGCATTGCTTTTAAACCACTAATAGAAGCCAAAGAACCAACTCCTAATAAATTAGCAATAAAATTAGTTGAGAGATATAGATAAACTTGATCATCTTCGACCGTATTACCATAGATAAGTTTTAAAATCGGCTTAAGTAAAAACGATAATTGTTTAATAAGTCCCGAAGCTTTAATAATATTTAAAAATCCATTCCAAAGACAAGCACTTAAAACGATTACTTTGATTAAGTCAAAAACTTGTTGTGGTGAACTTAAAATTGCTTCAAACATTTTATTTTGATTATTAGTGCAAAAAGCAATTATCACAAAGAAAATTAAACCAAATTTAAAAACTTTAGCCATAGAATAAATCCTTCAGGACCATTTTGAAACCTAAAAAGTAATTGTATGGAACAACTTTTTGTTTAGCAATTGGCTGGTTATTTAATAAAATTACAATTTCATTATTATTTAATGAAACTTCAACTTTATCAGTTGGTTTTTTATTAACATAGACATCAAAGTCTAAATAGTACTGTTGTTGTTTAAATTCAACGATACCTTTTGAGAATATTTTAGTTGCTTTTAAATTAGCATAACATTCTTCAAATTTCTTTTGATGAAATTCAAAATCATTTCCACAATTAAAAGTAACAATAATTAAATCAAGATCATCTTTACGAGCCATGGTAATTAGGGTTCGTCGTGCTTTTTTGGTAAAACCAGTTTTTCCACCAATACAATATTCATAGTTGGTTAATAATTTATTTTTGTTATGCCAAGTCCCATTACCGTCTTCGCGTTTGTATTCTTTAGTACTGACAATTTCATTAAAAATTGGATTTTGATGGCAATAGGCCATTAATCGTGCCATATCATAAACAGTGGATTGATTCCCGTTATCTTCTTCATCTAAACCTGTTGGATTAGAAAAAGTTGTGCTATGCAACTGAAGTTCTTTTGCTTTGTCATTCATCATATCAACAAATTTTGGAATTTCTTTACCAACTGCTTTAGCAATCATTACAGCAGCATCGTTGCCACTTCTAAGCATCAAACCATATAGTAAGTCACGTAGACTGATTTTATCACCTATATGTATATAGACACCACTTCCCCAGGCTTTATTTATTGTATCATCAACTGTAATGATAGTATCAAGTTCCATGTTTTCAATCGCAATAATACAGGTCATAATTTTTGAAATTGAAGCAACGCTCTGAATGTAATCTTGATTACTGCCTTCGATTACGATTTGATGACTAGCTTCCATGACAATATAACTTTTTCCTTGGAAGGGTACAGCACTGACGTTTGTATTTACTAGTGTCATCATTAAACTTATAATTAATCCTAATTTCATTTTCTTCACCCCTTTAAACATATGTTGAACTTGGAAAAATAGAAGTTTTAGAGTAGAAAATAAAACTGTCAAAATATCCTAATATTTGTAATTATAATATTAATTGTATTAAATCCAGGTAAGATATATAACTATAAGCATTGAATTTGTTTCAATAACCCAAAATTTAATATTAGTCTTTGTGGCATGAGGAGAATCCCTACCGATGGTTACAGTTCATGACCCATATTTTATAATATGGCTGAGTTAGTAAAATTCTAATATCGACGGTTAAAGTTCAGATGAGAAAAGACATTTTCTAGAATTCTATCGAAGGCATTTTATTATGTTTTCGGTTTTTTATTTTAGGAGGAAGAAAGTTGAAAAGAGGAAAGACAAGGTAATTAGTGTTGAACGCAATTTTAGGGGCATTATAGGCGATGCTGATGGTATTTTGATTCCCATTACCTTTAATACCACCATTTTTATATTTTGATACAGCTTATGTTTACAGGTGAATTACAAAGTTTTATGGTTAAGTATTGCTTTGGTTTAACCAGCAGCCTTGATCTATCGTTATGATAAAACTAAAATTGTTACTTTTAAAGGAACGTGGGTTGAAATTATTATTAATGTAGGAGTTGTTCTCTTTAATTTAATTAAAAGTATTATTGTATATTTGATTACATTATTGGTATATAAAAAACTAAGTACTATAATTCATCATCATACAGGTGACTAAAAGAAAAGAGAGGTGATTTTTGAAGATGGAGCTGTTTTATTTTTTAAAAAATTAGGAAATTGGAAAATTATGTATTAGCGACTAGTGTAGATGATTATGTAACGGTTCGTAATATTAGTTGTTTATTTTAAAACAGATAAAAATTTTAGAAAAACTCAACAATTATTTAAAAATCCTCAAGTTGCATTATGCAATGGAAGAATTCAAATAGAAGGGCTGACGAAAAATATAGGCTTAGTGATTGAAAAACTGGGACGTAAATTTGAGCAGTTATATCGTCAGTATTTATGACAAAATTACAATGCGTATAGTTATGAAAAACAGAGATTTTAATTGAGGCTACACCTAAGTTCGTTGAAATTTGGGATGAAAATGAAAATCATTTTACTTTTCAAACTTTTATTGATTTTGAATAAAAACAGTTACAATAAAAAATGTGATTAAAGGCTAAAAAAACAAATAATCCCTTGTCGTTCGACAAGGGATTATATCATTAAATTTTAGACTTTATTTATATTCTTCAATTAGTCGTTCCAAATAATCTTTATATTTAGAATCATTGGCATTAAGTTTATCAGAACTATTGGTATATTTTTTTACTGCGGTTGTAGCTCTAGTGATTGGTAATAAAGTTCCAGCTCCAGCAACACAACCACCGGGACAAGCCATACCTTCAAGTAGATAACCGTCATATTTACCACTTTTTGCTAATTTAAGCATTTTTTTACAATTTGCTAATCCTTCTGCTGATTCCACTAATACTTCACGTTCAGGCTCTTTAGCTTTAATACAATTTACGACTGCTTTAGCAACCCCACCGCTAACGGCAAAACCGCGACCATCACTACTAGCCTGAGTAAATGGATCAGCTTCATCTGGTTTTAAAGAAGCAAAATCAATGCCTTTAGCTTCAAACATTGCGCCAATTTCTTCAAATGTTAAAACAAAATCAACCTCACTTCGTACTGATTTTCTAGAAGCTTCTAGTTTTTTTGCTGCACATGGCCCTACAAAAACAACTCGGCTATTAGGATGTTTTTCTTTTATCAAACGAGCGGTTAATACCATTGGTGTTAAAGCCATTGATATATAAGATTTAAATTCCGGGAATTCTTTTTTGGCCATCATTGACCAAGAAGGACAACATGATGTTGCCATAAACGGTTGCTGAGCAGGTACTTTTTCTAAAAAGTCCTTTGCTTCATCAATTGTACATAAATCAGCCCCAATGGCAACCTCAACCACATCCTTAAAACCTAATTGCTGCATTGCTTTTTTTAAAACTTCTGGTGTGACTTTAGGACCAAATTGTCCAATAAATGCAGGAGCTACTGCTGCAATAATTTCATCGCCGGCCTTAATTGCTTGAATTAATTGGAAAATTTGACTTTTATCAGCAATGGCCCCAAAGGGACAGCTAACTAAGCACATTCCACAAGAGACGCATTTATCATAATTAATGTGGGCATTACCATATTCATCAGTTTCAATAGCATCCATTCCACAAGCCTTAGCACATGGTCTTTCTCTTTTTAAAATTGCATCATATGGACAATTAGTTTTACAAAGACCACATTTAATACATTTATCTTGATCAATATATGCTTTCCCGTCTTTAAAGCTGATTGCATTTTTAGGACAAACTTCGATACATGGGTGCGCTAAACAGGCCTGGCAGCCACTACTGACCTCAAATTTCTTTTCTGGACATTTATTACAGGCAAATTTAATAATGTTGATTAATGGTGGTTCGTAATATTTGTCGGCAATAATACTTTCTTCAATCCCTTTAGATATTGGTGCTGGTTCATCAATAGGGCGCAATGATAATCCCATCGTTAAACGAATTCTTTCACCGACAATAGCCCGTTCCAAAAAAATACTGTCACGATAAGTTGCGACTTCTCCAGGAATTACTTTATAGGGTAAATTTTCGATACGACTATAATCATTCCCCTCATAGGCTAACTTTGCAACTTCAACAAAAACTTTACGTCGAATTTTAGTTAATGATGAATAAATTCCTCTCATAGTGTTTCCTCCATATTATTTATAACTATATTTTACTCCAAAGTGCAAGTTTATAAAAGTGAACTGTAGGATATTTATATAAAAATAAGTTATTCGTAAGATAATTGGTTGCTTTTAATTGACAATTCAGTATAATGATTACGAAGTAGGTGAAAAGACATGGAAAGATTACAAAAAGCAATTGCGGCAAGTGGTTATACTTCGCGAAGAAAAGCGGAAGACTTGATCGTTCAAGGAAAAGTTGAAGTAAATGGCAAAGTCGTTACTGAATTAGGAACCAAAGTAAAACAGGGAGATTTAATTACAGTTGAAGGAAAGCCGTTGGTTGGTGAAAATAAAGTATATTATGTTTTTTATAAACCTAAAGGGTGTGTTTGTACTTTAGATGATGAATTTGACCGACCTATTATTACAGATTATTTTACTGAAGTTAAAGAAAGAATTTATCCAGTTGGAAGACTAGATTTTGATACAACGGGATTAATTATTATGTCTAATGATGGAGAATTTGCTAATATGATTATGCATCCTCGTTCACATTTAGAAAAAATTTATGAAGTATCTATTAAAGGTTTAATTACTGGACCAACTTTAAATAAACTGGAAAAGGGTGTTTATTTAGAAGGGGTTAAAACTTTACCATGTAAGATTAAAGTCGTTGACAAAGATACCGAACATAAAACCACAATGCTGAAAATAAAGTTAGTAGAAGGTAAAAACCGACAAGTTAAGAAAATGTTTGAGAGTGTAGGACATCCGGTTAAAAGATTGCATCGTGTAAGTATTGGTGGAATTAATTTAAAAGGGCTAACACCAGGAAGATATCGTATTTTAAAACCGCAAGAAGTAAAAGATCTAAAAAAATTAGTTAATACGGATAAGTAGATCACTTATCCGTATTTATTTTGACAATTATTTTAATTTGTTTGGTGCATACTGTATTTTGGGTGATGAAAATGAGAATACAAATAGTTGAACCACAAAATAAAATTGAATGTGGAATATGCAAAGCCGAGGGTGATTGGATCAAACGAATAAATGTACGGGGGATTCAAGCTTTATATTGTATCAAGTGTGACACAGTGACAATGTTTAATAAGATGCCATCAAAGTTTGTTTATAAGGCATTAAAAAAAGAAACCGAAAATATTCGGATGGCTTATAATTTAAAACAAGACGAAAAAGTTAAATAAACAAATTAGTTGACTTTAATCAATAAATGAGTAGAATTAGTATAGTAAATAGATGCGATGATTTAGGATATGTCTAGATAATACTTTGATTCAGAGAAAAGACGGGTGGTGCAAGTCTTGATAAGGTTATTTAGGTACTCCCTAATATGCAACACTCGAAAGAGAATGTCGGTAGTGCGTTATAGCTTTGAGGTTATTTCGATAACAAATTAAGGTGGTACCACGATACTCTCGTCCTTTGGATGAGAGTTTTTTTATTAAAAAACAGTAAAGGAGAAAAATAATGATTGATTTTAAAGAAGACGAAAAACTAAGTGTATTAAATCACTCTTGTGCTCATGTAATGGCACAAGCAATTAAACATCTTTATCCTCAAGCTAAATTTTGGGTTGGTCCAGTTGTTAGTGAAGGATTCTATTATGATGTTGATTTAGGAAATGATGTAATCAAAGATGAGGATATTCCTAAAATCGAAAAAGAAATGAAAAAGATTTGTAAAGATGGCAAACGTATTACTCGCCAAGAAATTTCTAAAGAAGAAGCCTTAGAAATGTTCAAAGATGATGAATATAAAATAGATTTGATCAATAATTTTGAAAATGATACAACTATTAGTTGTTATCGTCAAGGAGATTTTGTTGATTTATGTAGAGGTCCGCATGTTGAAACAGTTAAAGCTTGTAAGAACTTTAAATTGACTAAACATTCAGGTGCGTATTGGAAGGGTGACAAAGAAAATAAGGTACTACAAAGAATTTATGGTGTTTGTTTTGAAACTTCTGAAGACTTAGCTAAACATCTTGAATTATTGGAAGAGGCAAAACGGCGGGATCATAAGAAGCTAGGTAAAGAACTAGGATTATTTATGATGAGTGAATACGCTCCTGGGATGCCATTTTTCTTACCGAAAGGAATGATTTTAAGAAATACTTTAGAACAATTCTGGTACGAAGAACATGCTAAAGAAGGATATGAATTCATTAAAACACCAATTATGATGTCACGTGAATTATGGGAAACTAGTGGTCATTGGGAAAATTATAAAGAAGATATGTATACTAGTATGGTTGATGACCGTGAATTTGCAATTAAGCCTATGAACTGTCCAGGAAGTTTGTTAGTATATAAAAATTCCTTACATTCATACAAAGATTTACCATTAAGAATGGGTGAACTAGGTCAAGTTCATCGCCATGAAGCTAGTGGAGCCTTGAATGGTTTATTTAGAGTACGTACTTTTACTCAAGATGATGCACATATCTATATGACACCTGATCAAATTGAAGGTGAAATTATAAGGTTGATTAATTTCATTGATCGTGTTTATGGAAGCTTAAATTTAAGTTATGAAATTGAATTATCTACCCGTCCCGAGAAGAAATATATTGGTGATTTAGCAATCTGGGAAAAAAGTGAAGCTGCTTTAGCTGCCGCTTGTAAAGCAGCAGGTAAGGATTATAAAGTAAATCCTGGAGATGGTGCTTTCTATGGACCAAAACTCGATTTCCATGTTAAAGATTCATTAGGGAGAGTTTGGCAATGCGGAACAATTCAATTAGACATGAATTTACCAGAGAGATTCGATATTACTTATATTGATGATAAAGGTGAAAAAGTTCGTCCAGTTATGCTGCATCGTGTTATCTTTGGATCGATTGAAAGATTTATTGGAATTTTAATTGAGCATTTTGCTGGTGTGTTCCCATTATGGTTGGCACCTGTTCAAGTTAAAGTATTGCCGGTTAATAATGAGTATCATTTAGACTATGCTAAAGAAGTAACTGAGTTATTAAAGGATAAAGGCTTTAAAGTTGAACTAGATGCTCGTGAAGAAAAATTGGGTTATCGAATTCGTGAGGGACAAATGGAAAAGGTACCTTATTTATTAGTATTAGGTAATAATGAACGTGATGAAAAAACTGTTACATATCGTAAACATGGAGAGCAAAAACAAATTACTGTTCCATTTGATGATTTTGTCGCAATGCTAAATCAGCAGATTGTTGATAAAAAATAGTAAACACTTAGCAAATTAAATTTGCTAAGTGTTCTTTTTGGTTTGATAAACTTCTATTTTATAGATGCGTAATTAAAATTATTAGAATAAATTTACATTATTTATATTTCGAAGAAAGATATAGATGTGATATAATTAAAATATTGAAAAGAGGGATAAAAAGATGAAATATTATTTAGCAATGGATGTTGGTGGAACGTCAATAAAATATGGTGTTGTCAATGATCAGGGAAAAATCATTAATACTGATAAAATCGTAACGCCCGATTCACTAGAAAAAATGTATCAGGCAATGGGTGAGATTTATCATAATTGTAATTATGAAGTAACGGGAATTGCATTAAGCATGCCAGGTGCCGTTAACAGTGAAGTTGGGAATATTGAAGGAGCAAGTGCTTTAGATTATATCCATGGGCCGAATATCAAAGAGGATCTACAAAAACGCTTCAACACAAAAGTTTCAATTGAAAACGACGCTAACTGTGCAGCATTAGCAGAAGTTTGGAAAGGATCTGGAAGTGATGTGGAT encodes:
- a CDS encoding sodium-dependent transporter, whose product is MKEREKFSSRLGFILISAGCAIGLGNVWRFPYVVGQYGGALFVLIYLFFLIALGAPIMTMEFAVGRASQKSAALAFHSLVPKRKFWGAIGKFQMAGNYMLMMFYTTVGGWMIAYFFKMIKGDFNGITPAQVGDIFNNSLQDPFMQVFWMIVVVVLGFGICSLGLQNGVEKITKIMMSSLLIIILILVIRAVTLPGGRDGLAFYLIPNLAAIKQYGLLEIIFAAMGQAFFTLSLGIGAIAIFGSYIGKERRLFGETISVCTLDTLVALLSGLIIFPACFAFGVNPESGPGLVFITLPSIFNEMWLGQVWGCLFFVFMSFAALSTIIAVFENIISFGMDLFNWSRKKAVVVNFIIILILSLPCALGFNILSDITPFGIGTTIQDLEDFLVTYNFLPLGSLAYLLFCTCRYGWGFDGFLQEANTGTGIKFPKWTKNYLKFILPCVIIFIFIQGYYTFFIK
- a CDS encoding 4Fe-4S dicluster domain-containing protein encodes the protein MRGIYSSLTKIRRKVFVEVAKLAYEGNDYSRIENLPYKVIPGEVATYRDSIFLERAIVGERIRLTMGLSLRPIDEPAPISKGIEESIIADKYYEPPLINIIKFACNKCPEKKFEVSSGCQACLAHPCIEVCPKNAISFKDGKAYIDQDKCIKCGLCKTNCPYDAILKRERPCAKACGMDAIETDEYGNAHINYDKCVSCGMCLVSCPFGAIADKSQIFQLIQAIKAGDEIIAAVAPAFIGQFGPKVTPEVLKKAMQQLGFKDVVEVAIGADLCTIDEAKDFLEKVPAQQPFMATSCCPSWSMMAKKEFPEFKSYISMALTPMVLTARLIKEKHPNSRVVFVGPCAAKKLEASRKSVRSEVDFVLTFEEIGAMFEAKGIDFASLKPDEADPFTQASSDGRGFAVSGGVAKAVVNCIKAKEPEREVLVESAEGLANCKKMLKLAKSGKYDGYLLEGMACPGGCVAGAGTLLPITRATTAVKKYTNSSDKLNANDSKYKDYLERLIEEYK
- a CDS encoding D-2-hydroxyacid dehydrogenase, with amino-acid sequence MKLVDGMKDEKLGSALLYCFTKGYGAVPMDLYNLVLPLLFDDIFREEVKISKDFSSCIRACIQKNSEFVNQILNSVEELEEVTSRSLGISLLNKDLDFQINDGVMSGNCRPSKILDLNEAIILGKMIQGKGFDEVVTMMKSDFKIVFLDSETLGSDIDVSKLNRYGDVTIYHQSQVSEVPERIKDASVVITNKHILKEEQLKDAHKLKLICVTATGVNNIDLEYCKAAGITVCNVKGYSTNAVAQHTFALLLDLYNKNHYYHNYVESGNYASSSMFTHLGYTFHELTGKTWGIVGMGDIGRKVAEIATAFGCQVQYYSTSGKNNQQNYQQVDFDTLLESSDIISIHAPLNSQTENLFDQSVFAKMKDSAYLINVGRGKIVNEADLVEALKEHRLAGAGLDVFENEPFCCNSPLLEIKDATKLIMTPHIAWAPIETRNRVIEEVCLNIEGFKTNNLRNVCNML
- a CDS encoding D-alanyl-D-alanine carboxypeptidase family protein, with protein sequence MKLGLIISLMMTLVNTNVSAVPFQGKSYIVMEASHQIVIEGSNQDYIQSVASISKIMTCIIAIENMELDTIITVDDTINKAWGSGVYIHIGDKISLRDLLYGLMLRSGNDAAVMIAKAVGKEIPKFVDMMNDKAKELQLHSTTFSNPTGLDEEDNGNQSTVYDMARLMAYCHQNPIFNEIVSTKEYKREDGNGTWHNKNKLLTNYEYCIGGKTGFTKKARRTLITMARKDDLDLIIVTFNCGNDFEFHQKKFEECYANLKATKIFSKGIVEFKQQQYYLDFDVYVNKKPTDKVEVSLNNNEIVILLNNQPIAKQKVVPYNYFLGFKMVLKDLFYG
- a CDS encoding nucleoside recognition domain-containing protein, with the translated sequence MAKVFKFGLIFFVIIAFCTNNQNKMFEAILSSPQQVFDLIKVIVLSACLWNGFLNIIKASGLIKQLSFLLKPILKLIYGNTVEDDQVYLYLSTNFIANLLGVGSLASISGLKAMQSLTKYQRDPKTPCKEMMLLVILNTTGLSIIPTTMMTLRQSYGSHDILGFFGYSLTIGFVITIVGIIASKVIEHYG
- a CDS encoding pseudouridine synthase: MERLQKAIAASGYTSRRKAEDLIVQGKVEVNGKVVTELGTKVKQGDLITVEGKPLVGENKVYYVFYKPKGCVCTLDDEFDRPIITDYFTEVKERIYPVGRLDFDTTGLIIMSNDGEFANMIMHPRSHLEKIYEVSIKGLITGPTLNKLEKGVYLEGVKTLPCKIKVVDKDTEHKTTMLKIKLVEGKNRQVKKMFESVGHPVKRLHRVSIGGINLKGLTPGRYRILKPQEVKDLKKLVNTDK
- the thrS gene encoding threonine--tRNA ligase, which produces MIDFKEDEKLSVLNHSCAHVMAQAIKHLYPQAKFWVGPVVSEGFYYDVDLGNDVIKDEDIPKIEKEMKKICKDGKRITRQEISKEEALEMFKDDEYKIDLINNFENDTTISCYRQGDFVDLCRGPHVETVKACKNFKLTKHSGAYWKGDKENKVLQRIYGVCFETSEDLAKHLELLEEAKRRDHKKLGKELGLFMMSEYAPGMPFFLPKGMILRNTLEQFWYEEHAKEGYEFIKTPIMMSRELWETSGHWENYKEDMYTSMVDDREFAIKPMNCPGSLLVYKNSLHSYKDLPLRMGELGQVHRHEASGALNGLFRVRTFTQDDAHIYMTPDQIEGEIIRLINFIDRVYGSLNLSYEIELSTRPEKKYIGDLAIWEKSEAALAAACKAAGKDYKVNPGDGAFYGPKLDFHVKDSLGRVWQCGTIQLDMNLPERFDITYIDDKGEKVRPVMLHRVIFGSIERFIGILIEHFAGVFPLWLAPVQVKVLPVNNEYHLDYAKEVTELLKDKGFKVELDAREEKLGYRIREGQMEKVPYLLVLGNNERDEKTVTYRKHGEQKQITVPFDDFVAMLNQQIVDKK